A single Deinococcus seoulensis DNA region contains:
- a CDS encoding phage major capsid protein: protein MPKIKKITDLTLALKAEAHAENRTFAQQIQHLADNGEIDSNLYDPATRDSTGASVAAWKQVMVRGAGLEPRGRHAAATVNDAFFRQEDNRILFPLYIEERYREVGRDSRNGLTLADVVTDTQPVEASVVSTQLLSFQDDENADLARVAEGAEYPVLTITQGDAVVRLFKYGGRLEASLEAILNASLSTFDRWLLKVRRQADRNKIRKALDILKNGDGNNNAAPNVNAAGANLTAADFIALLMKAEEYGAEPTILTGATAALGQALSMDIVTGTGSTAAAADFRDTGTFPTLFGMRPKLPPQRSVLTGTDQLLAIDPAAALTMHYDPRFDLVRYEDIIRRDLQAVQITEMLGFSKPDTGAATTLTLQ, encoded by the coding sequence ATGCCGAAAATCAAGAAGATCACCGACCTCACCCTCGCCCTGAAAGCCGAAGCGCACGCCGAGAACCGCACGTTCGCGCAGCAGATCCAGCACCTCGCGGACAACGGCGAGATCGACAGCAACCTGTACGACCCCGCCACCCGCGACAGCACCGGCGCCAGCGTCGCCGCGTGGAAGCAGGTCATGGTGCGCGGCGCGGGCCTCGAACCCCGCGGCCGTCACGCCGCCGCGACCGTCAACGACGCGTTCTTCCGCCAGGAAGACAACCGCATCCTGTTCCCCCTGTACATCGAGGAACGCTACCGCGAAGTCGGCCGTGACAGCCGCAACGGCCTGACGCTCGCCGACGTCGTCACCGACACGCAGCCCGTCGAGGCCAGCGTCGTCAGCACCCAGCTGCTCAGCTTCCAGGACGACGAGAACGCCGACCTGGCCCGCGTCGCCGAAGGTGCCGAGTACCCCGTGCTGACCATCACGCAGGGTGACGCCGTCGTCCGCCTGTTCAAGTACGGCGGCCGCCTGGAAGCCAGCCTCGAGGCGATCCTGAACGCCAGCCTCAGCACCTTCGACCGCTGGCTGCTCAAAGTCCGCCGTCAGGCCGACCGGAACAAGATCCGCAAGGCGCTCGACATCCTCAAGAACGGCGACGGCAACAACAACGCCGCCCCGAACGTGAACGCCGCCGGGGCGAACCTGACCGCCGCCGACTTCATCGCGCTGCTGATGAAAGCCGAGGAGTACGGCGCGGAACCCACCATCCTGACCGGCGCGACCGCCGCGCTCGGGCAGGCGCTGAGCATGGACATCGTGACCGGCACGGGCAGCACCGCCGCCGCCGCCGACTTCCGCGACACCGGCACCTTCCCCACCCTGTTCGGCATGCGCCCCAAGCTGCCGCCCCAGCGCAGCGTCCTGACCGGCACCGACCAGTTGCTCGCCATCGACCCGGCCGCCGCGCTGACCATGCACTACGACCCCCGCTTCGACCTCGTCCGGTACGAGGACATCATCCGCCGCGACCTGCAGGCCGTGCAGATCACCGAGATGCTCGGCTTCAGCAAGCCCGACACGGGCGCCGCCACCACCCTCACCCTCCAGTAA
- a CDS encoding S49 family peptidase has translation MTTKTRSPTHLSGVTALIANGRWAIKGDQLQDIVTGFSAYLAGHGPSEDTLRELRAAREGRAAATQDAQDATPSVAIIPLHGTIFPRGSMMVWMCGAVDPHTFADRVRAAAQDPAVTSIIIDIDSGGGAVSGIDVAAQAVAEAAQVKTVTAIANTMACSAAYWIGAQATEFIVTPAGEVGSIGVIGTHTDQTAALEGEGLKVTYVRSTERKALGQPGEAMDGPVLAQWQAEMATVHDLFVQAVATGRGVTTAKASTWATGDVWFGDGAVTAGLADRVGTLNDIITEHLQAATPQPAPTLRLGRSASAEDPHQEDTVLITVKDRTGKTHTLDTTTDAAQTDAQTLTATLESGAYEAGIQAQRELTAAALGVEVNDLTADRLTQLRAQAADGAAYRASLIEKVEALATGVYGADATAAIERAARLASKADTADLPGMIDDLTAQKAALYPAGRQSKPDNGAPAQAEDAKPTAPTLPPTAFNF, from the coding sequence ATGACCACCAAGACCCGCAGTCCCACCCACCTCAGCGGCGTCACCGCCCTGATCGCCAACGGCCGCTGGGCCATCAAAGGCGACCAGCTGCAGGACATCGTCACGGGCTTCAGCGCGTACCTCGCCGGGCACGGCCCCAGCGAAGACACCCTCCGTGAACTCAGGGCCGCGCGCGAGGGCCGCGCCGCCGCCACGCAGGACGCGCAGGACGCCACGCCCAGCGTCGCCATCATCCCCCTGCACGGCACGATCTTCCCGCGCGGCAGCATGATGGTCTGGATGTGCGGCGCCGTGGACCCGCACACCTTCGCCGACCGCGTCCGCGCGGCCGCGCAGGACCCGGCCGTGACGAGCATCATCATCGACATCGACAGTGGCGGCGGCGCCGTGTCCGGCATCGACGTGGCCGCGCAGGCCGTCGCTGAAGCCGCGCAGGTCAAGACCGTCACCGCCATCGCGAACACCATGGCGTGCAGCGCCGCGTACTGGATCGGCGCGCAGGCCACCGAGTTCATCGTCACGCCCGCCGGTGAAGTCGGCAGCATCGGCGTGATCGGCACGCACACCGACCAGACCGCCGCCCTCGAAGGGGAAGGCCTGAAGGTCACGTACGTCCGCAGCACGGAACGCAAAGCGCTCGGGCAGCCCGGCGAAGCCATGGACGGCCCCGTGCTCGCGCAGTGGCAGGCGGAAATGGCCACCGTGCACGACCTGTTCGTGCAGGCCGTCGCCACCGGACGCGGCGTCACCACCGCGAAGGCCAGCACCTGGGCGACCGGGGACGTCTGGTTCGGAGACGGAGCCGTCACCGCCGGACTCGCCGACCGGGTCGGCACCCTCAACGACATCATCACCGAACACCTCCAGGCCGCCACGCCCCAACCCGCCCCCACCCTCCGCCTCGGCCGCAGCGCCAGCGCGGAAGACCCGCACCAGGAGGACACCGTGCTCATCACCGTCAAAGACCGCACCGGCAAAACCCACACGCTCGACACGACCACCGACGCCGCGCAGACCGACGCGCAGACCCTCACCGCCACCCTCGAAAGCGGCGCGTACGAAGCGGGCATCCAGGCCCAGCGGGAACTCACCGCCGCCGCCCTCGGCGTCGAAGTGAACGACCTCACCGCCGACCGCCTCACCCAGCTGCGCGCCCAGGCCGCCGACGGCGCCGCCTACCGCGCCAGCCTCATCGAGAAAGTCGAAGCGCTCGCCACCGGCGTCTACGGCGCCGACGCCACCGCCGCCATCGAACGCGCCGCGCGCCTCGCCAGCAAGGCCGACACGGCCGACCTGCCCGGCATGATCGACGACCTCACCGCCCAGAAAGCCGCCCTGTACCCCGCCGGACGTCAGAGCAAACCCGACAACGGCGCGCCCGCCCAGGCCGAAGACGCCAAACCCACCGCCCCCACCCTCCCCCCGACCGCCTTCAACTTCTAA
- a CDS encoding terminase small subunit, with translation MPTPKKQPAKAQAQATPKPHKPGTAQPKKTKGGQGPKNPADNLIQLGPEEQKFQDALRECIPQERKFILTILEGHNHTQAAIKAGYAVRGADAQAARMLGRARVKTALEAGYEAAGISPARTLAFIAALANFDRSQIETIVRQRTVDHEYRRADAVAATVQREVDVTRSMLDDLKIEEADESELKPLQMRLSKARMRLLDLNLLLDGDPDAMTVVEVERLEEIPLIDLKKARELGLSRFVKGVKRGKYGYEVELHSFMDGVDRAAKVHGLYRETLAITNPDGTPLDAVRNSGPEDIGKMLAAYDEMRAAARRS, from the coding sequence ATGCCCACACCCAAAAAGCAACCCGCGAAGGCCCAAGCACAGGCCACCCCCAAACCGCACAAGCCGGGCACTGCCCAACCCAAAAAGACCAAAGGCGGACAGGGCCCCAAAAACCCCGCCGACAACCTCATCCAACTCGGCCCCGAAGAACAGAAATTCCAGGACGCCCTCCGCGAATGCATCCCACAGGAACGCAAATTCATCCTCACGATCCTCGAAGGACACAACCACACCCAGGCCGCCATCAAAGCCGGATACGCCGTCCGCGGCGCCGACGCCCAGGCCGCGAGGATGTTAGGACGAGCCAGGGTCAAAACCGCGCTCGAAGCCGGGTACGAAGCGGCCGGCATCAGCCCCGCCCGGACCCTGGCGTTCATCGCGGCCCTCGCGAACTTCGACCGGTCCCAGATCGAGACGATCGTGCGCCAGCGGACCGTGGATCACGAGTACCGCCGGGCGGACGCCGTGGCGGCCACGGTGCAGCGCGAGGTGGACGTGACGCGCAGCATGCTCGACGACCTGAAGATCGAGGAGGCGGACGAGTCGGAGCTGAAGCCCCTGCAGATGCGCCTCAGCAAGGCCCGCATGCGGCTGCTGGACCTGAACCTGCTGCTGGACGGCGACCCGGACGCCATGACGGTCGTGGAGGTCGAGCGCCTGGAGGAAATCCCGCTGATCGACCTGAAGAAAGCGCGGGAGTTGGGCCTGTCGCGCTTCGTGAAGGGCGTGAAACGCGGGAAGTACGGGTACGAGGTGGAGTTGCACAGCTTCATGGACGGCGTGGACCGCGCCGCGAAGGTTCACGGGCTGTACCGGGAGACGCTGGCCATCACGAACCCGGACGGCACGCCCCTAGACGCCGTGCGGAACTCCGGGCCGGAGGACATCGGGAAGATGCTGGCCGCGTATGACGAGATGCGCGCGGCCGCGAGGCGCTCATGA
- a CDS encoding metallophosphoesterase, giving the protein MADPAPHLHPDPATLPPVAIGDIHGRLDLLDAAIAAFPSRKFVLLGDYTDRGPDSAQVIARVRALVDSGRATALCGNHDQMLIDATLHDQGEALWDMNGGDTTLDSYGGNHAALLADAQWMDEHLLPHTIIGSTLYAHAMRPDPTGRDLYAHTWGRPDGETPFYPLPPGVTHSVHGHTVMQYGPVPLQLTDGTVAWFIDTGAVFLGTLTALDTATWIPHLFSDQTPATPAPQVTP; this is encoded by the coding sequence GTGGCTGACCCCGCCCCCCACCTCCACCCCGACCCCGCCACGCTCCCCCCCGTCGCCATCGGCGACATTCACGGCCGCCTGGACCTCCTCGACGCCGCCATCGCCGCCTTCCCCAGCCGGAAGTTCGTCCTGCTGGGCGACTACACCGACCGGGGACCCGACAGCGCCCAGGTCATCGCCCGCGTCCGGGCACTGGTGGACTCCGGGCGCGCCACGGCCCTATGTGGCAATCACGACCAGATGCTCATTGACGCCACCCTCCACGACCAGGGAGAGGCCCTCTGGGACATGAATGGCGGCGACACCACCCTCGACAGTTACGGCGGGAACCACGCCGCACTGCTCGCCGACGCCCAGTGGATGGACGAACACCTCCTCCCCCACACCATCATCGGCAGCACCCTGTACGCCCACGCCATGCGCCCCGACCCCACCGGACGCGACCTGTACGCCCACACCTGGGGCCGCCCCGACGGCGAGACACCCTTCTACCCCCTCCCCCCCGGCGTCACGCACAGCGTCCACGGGCACACCGTCATGCAGTACGGCCCCGTCCCCCTCCAACTCACCGACGGGACCGTCGCGTGGTTCATCGACACCGGCGCCGTGTTCCTCGGGACGCTCACCGCACTGGACACCGCCACCTGGATACCCCACCTCTTCAGCGACCAGACGCCCGCCACGCCCGCCCCGCAGGTCACCCCATGA
- a CDS encoding helix-turn-helix domain-containing protein: MNRRTEVLHEQWVQEGSPGLGDLPDWAQAAHHVLLARRAAPDGLSPRKAQILGLVRAGQNREQIAKSTGLSVNTVKSHIDSLCTRFKARNMRELREVVE, translated from the coding sequence GTGAACCGGCGTACGGAGGTGCTGCACGAGCAGTGGGTGCAGGAGGGCAGCCCCGGCCTGGGCGACCTGCCGGACTGGGCGCAGGCAGCGCATCACGTCCTACTGGCCCGCCGCGCCGCGCCGGACGGCCTGTCGCCCCGCAAGGCCCAGATCCTGGGTCTCGTCCGGGCCGGGCAGAACCGCGAGCAGATCGCGAAGAGCACCGGCCTGAGCGTGAACACCGTCAAGAGCCACATCGACTCGCTCTGCACCCGCTTCAAGGCGCGGAACATGCGCGAACTGCGCGAGGTCGTCGAATGA
- a CDS encoding VRR-NUC domain-containing protein, with translation MPFDETFLREYRRRHPHLFPEDAQPQPPPAPAPPRDNGYPDEAAFQAAAVRELTALGWHVQESLKGSQRGGPVWYTAGWPDLALYLPDGRRRLWFAELKQPGNKPSDDQLACHARLRAAGFRVVVAYTLAELLAAEQEERE, from the coding sequence GTGCCGTTCGACGAGACCTTCCTGCGCGAGTACCGCCGCAGGCACCCGCACCTGTTCCCAGAGGACGCCCAGCCCCAACCGCCGCCCGCTCCGGCCCCGCCGCGCGACAACGGGTACCCGGACGAGGCGGCGTTCCAGGCGGCCGCCGTGCGGGAACTCACCGCGCTCGGCTGGCACGTCCAGGAGTCACTGAAAGGAAGCCAGCGGGGCGGACCCGTCTGGTACACCGCCGGGTGGCCGGACCTTGCGCTGTACCTCCCGGACGGCCGGCGGCGCCTGTGGTTCGCGGAACTCAAGCAACCCGGCAACAAACCCAGCGACGACCAGCTCGCCTGCCACGCCCGCCTCCGGGCGGCCGGGTTCCGCGTGGTCGTCGCGTACACCCTGGCCGAGCTGCTGGCCGCCGAGCAGGAGGAACGCGAGTGA
- a CDS encoding phage antirepressor encodes MNDTLQTFKFGLFDLRVHLIDQQPWFLLGDVCRALSLSNPSMVAQRLQAHQRSKLSLGRQGDALIINESALYRVVMRSDSPHAEPFQVWVTEEVLPSIRQTGAYTLPAAQEIDPLTFAERYVEAERARRALMEENAVLAPQAQQFQTLMSADGTYSLDAAAKILGSGEKRLFTVLRDRQILMDRHRSGTENHNIPYQQYLDRGYFVVKTNAAPDGKHLSRTTRVTPKGLAWLDRQMRAQRLLPPPPPTGPAALPGVDA; translated from the coding sequence ATGAACGACACCCTTCAGACCTTCAAGTTCGGTCTGTTCGACCTGCGCGTGCACTTGATCGACCAGCAGCCTTGGTTCCTGCTGGGGGACGTCTGCCGCGCCCTGAGCCTCAGCAACCCGAGCATGGTGGCGCAGCGACTGCAGGCGCATCAACGGTCTAAGCTCAGCTTAGGTCGTCAGGGCGACGCCCTCATCATCAACGAAAGCGCCCTGTACCGCGTCGTGATGCGCAGCGACTCCCCGCACGCCGAGCCGTTCCAGGTGTGGGTGACGGAGGAGGTCCTGCCCTCCATCCGGCAGACCGGCGCGTACACCCTGCCGGCAGCGCAGGAGATCGATCCGCTGACCTTCGCGGAGCGGTACGTGGAGGCCGAGCGGGCCCGCCGCGCCCTGATGGAGGAGAACGCCGTGCTCGCCCCGCAGGCCCAGCAGTTCCAGACGCTGATGTCCGCGGACGGCACGTACAGCCTGGACGCGGCCGCGAAGATCCTCGGATCCGGGGAGAAGCGGTTGTTCACGGTCCTGCGTGACCGGCAGATCCTGATGGACCGCCACCGCAGCGGCACGGAGAACCACAACATTCCCTACCAGCAATACCTGGACCGGGGATATTTCGTGGTGAAGACGAATGCGGCGCCGGACGGGAAGCACCTGTCGCGCACGACCCGCGTCACGCCGAAGGGCCTGGCATGGCTGGACCGGCAGATGCGCGCGCAGCGGCTCCTGCCGCCACCCCCGCCGACCGGGCCAGCGGCCCTGCCGGGTGTTGACGCGTGA
- a CDS encoding GNAT family N-acetyltransferase: MLPLQPRTLDARFSCVGFDCGDPGLNAALEKRIPAAIQEGRVRLIGLNAGDSRLIACIALRAAQLEVDSIDRSNVIPHLTHRIVPTMHIELLAVHKDWHGRNLGTQLLDIATDTARQVSEQIGLRFITLDATPTSIAFYEKHFFQAATFQPGRESGLLLGADDTTSMLLDLMA; this comes from the coding sequence ATGCTTCCTCTGCAGCCCCGAACCCTTGACGCGAGATTCTCCTGCGTGGGATTCGACTGTGGGGACCCCGGTCTAAACGCCGCTCTGGAAAAACGGATCCCTGCCGCCATTCAGGAAGGGCGCGTGCGTTTGATAGGCCTGAACGCTGGAGATAGCCGGTTGATAGCGTGCATCGCTCTCCGGGCAGCTCAGTTGGAGGTCGACTCTATTGACCGCAGCAATGTCATTCCGCATCTGACGCACCGGATCGTTCCAACCATGCACATCGAGCTCCTGGCCGTCCACAAGGACTGGCACGGGAGGAATCTGGGAACCCAACTGCTGGACATAGCCACGGATACTGCACGTCAGGTTTCGGAACAGATCGGGCTGCGATTCATCACCCTGGACGCGACCCCCACCTCCATCGCTTTCTACGAGAAGCACTTTTTCCAGGCCGCCACTTTCCAACCCGGCCGAGAATCCGGGTTGCTACTTGGAGCGGACGACACGACCAGCATGCTGCTTGATCTGATGGCCTGA
- a CDS encoding site-specific integrase yields MSGLELMAYNLELQGRADRVGSQEPDVLRKDALRAARDVDVPGLWAITEAFLVLRGGRGARVSLRTLESYETGLRFLVEWAAGAGMSFIRPKPNDGYRYVRHLEAKGLAPSTVRVRLAAARAVFAALRWAGATDAAPFTDVRAASDPVPAWEKRKPYPDKDVQALLDHADEQERVMVLLGADCGLRVTEMTTLLRADVRAGGDRPYLTVTGKRQKRQQVPLSRRAEVALVEWIRMTPSYGPQVLTLRSGRAVEQRVMQLCQRAGIPYQGREVHGLRHTAGTRMYKETKDVLAVRDHLRHASITTSETYVNYAREGEKALNRDW; encoded by the coding sequence ATGAGTGGCCTGGAGTTGATGGCGTACAACCTGGAATTGCAGGGCCGCGCGGACCGTGTCGGCAGCCAGGAACCGGACGTCCTCCGGAAGGACGCGCTGCGTGCCGCGCGGGACGTGGACGTGCCGGGCCTCTGGGCGATCACGGAGGCGTTCCTGGTCCTGCGGGGCGGCCGGGGCGCCCGCGTCAGCCTGCGCACCCTGGAGAGCTACGAGACCGGGTTGCGCTTCCTGGTGGAGTGGGCGGCCGGGGCGGGCATGAGCTTCATCCGGCCGAAACCGAACGACGGGTACCGGTACGTCCGGCACCTTGAAGCCAAAGGGCTCGCGCCGAGTACCGTCCGCGTCCGGCTGGCCGCCGCCCGGGCCGTGTTCGCCGCGCTGCGCTGGGCGGGCGCGACCGACGCCGCACCGTTCACGGACGTCCGGGCCGCGAGTGACCCCGTGCCCGCCTGGGAGAAACGCAAGCCCTACCCGGATAAGGACGTGCAGGCCCTGCTCGATCACGCGGACGAGCAGGAACGGGTGATGGTGCTGCTCGGCGCGGACTGCGGGCTGCGCGTCACCGAGATGACCACGCTGCTGCGCGCGGACGTCCGCGCGGGCGGGGACCGGCCGTACCTGACCGTGACCGGCAAGCGCCAGAAGCGCCAGCAGGTGCCGCTCTCCCGGCGGGCGGAGGTGGCGCTCGTCGAGTGGATCCGCATGACCCCGTCCTACGGGCCGCAGGTCCTCACGCTCCGCAGTGGCCGCGCCGTCGAGCAGCGCGTCATGCAACTGTGCCAGCGCGCAGGCATCCCCTACCAGGGGCGGGAGGTGCACGGCCTGCGGCACACCGCCGGTACCCGCATGTACAAGGAAACGAAGGACGTTCTCGCCGTCCGGGACCACCTGCGGCACGCGAGCATCACGACCAGCGAAACGTACGTGAACTACGCCCGCGAAGGCGAGAAGGCCCTGAACCGCGACTGGTGA
- a CDS encoding helix-turn-helix domain-containing protein produces the protein MSARRQINPQLLRAAREKAGDGTKSAAAAAAKMTWQGYSQWEKQPGRTYFDWNSFRSLCDYLGVKPEDITDEVPETQQAM, from the coding sequence ATGTCCGCCCGCCGCCAGATCAACCCCCAGCTCCTACGGGCAGCCAGGGAAAAAGCCGGTGACGGCACCAAATCTGCCGCTGCCGCCGCCGCCAAGATGACCTGGCAGGGCTACAGCCAGTGGGAAAAACAACCCGGCCGCACCTACTTCGACTGGAACTCCTTCCGCTCCCTTTGTGACTACCTCGGCGTCAAACCCGAGGACATCACCGACGAAGTCCCTGAAACCCAACAGGCCATGTAA
- a CDS encoding helix-turn-helix domain-containing protein codes for MARRRTEPNQNGAEAADLTATSSVNPQALHRGLKLQAWLDHRGLRQADLARMTGLTEMTISKYASGKTDIGSMRPASITKLLDGMYVSDTWAWKYFEIPVEQRSSWRSLRQGRMGPPVTTGPETFLAEFPVQGSGWMIPAQSLLTVDPADTDGGLQIGQFGGGYWIAKKEEQPAGAVLLGRFISSGPPA; via the coding sequence ATGGCACGGAGACGCACGGAACCCAATCAGAACGGCGCGGAAGCAGCCGACCTGACGGCGACCTCGTCCGTGAACCCCCAGGCCCTGCACCGCGGACTGAAACTCCAGGCATGGCTGGACCACCGAGGACTCCGCCAGGCCGACCTGGCACGCATGACCGGACTGACCGAGATGACCATCTCGAAGTACGCCAGCGGCAAGACCGACATCGGCTCCATGCGCCCGGCCAGCATCACCAAGCTGCTTGACGGGATGTACGTCAGCGACACGTGGGCCTGGAAGTACTTCGAGATTCCCGTCGAGCAGCGGAGCAGCTGGCGGTCGCTGCGGCAGGGGCGCATGGGTCCACCCGTAACGACCGGCCCCGAAACGTTCCTGGCCGAGTTCCCCGTCCAGGGCAGCGGGTGGATGATCCCGGCGCAGAGCCTGCTGACCGTTGACCCTGCGGACACGGACGGCGGCCTGCAGATCGGGCAGTTCGGCGGAGGTTACTGGATCGCCAAAAAAGAAGAACAGCCGGCGGGGGCTGTTCTTCTGGGGCGCTTCATCAGCTCGGGTCCTCCCGCATAG
- a CDS encoding MarR family transcriptional regulator: MSSALTAPNADAAEILHHVYHGSGVTRAELTRALEVRAGVVAAALDAFKDAGLIHFDDLRYYPSLNDDTDATARREYARLSGARSCRTCGCTDQWACEGGCDWIDEDLCSTCDPSVVSMLNRASCVGAEDGVSVWTELNDGGDVRLMIQNSTGRQAAILTSAEAVEIATNLLMYARAAERDGELL, encoded by the coding sequence GTGAGCAGCGCCCTGACCGCCCCGAACGCAGACGCCGCCGAGATCCTGCACCACGTGTACCACGGCAGCGGCGTGACGCGCGCCGAACTGACCCGCGCCCTGGAAGTACGCGCGGGCGTCGTGGCGGCCGCGCTGGACGCCTTCAAGGACGCCGGACTCATCCACTTCGACGACCTGCGGTACTACCCCAGCCTGAACGACGACACGGACGCCACCGCCCGCCGCGAGTACGCCCGCCTGAGCGGCGCCCGCAGCTGCCGCACCTGCGGCTGCACCGACCAGTGGGCCTGCGAAGGCGGCTGCGATTGGATCGACGAGGACCTGTGCAGCACCTGCGACCCGAGTGTCGTCAGCATGCTCAACCGTGCAAGCTGCGTCGGAGCTGAGGACGGCGTCAGCGTGTGGACCGAACTGAACGATGGGGGCGACGTGCGCCTGATGATTCAGAACAGCACGGGTCGTCAGGCTGCCATTCTCACGAGCGCTGAGGCCGTCGAGATCGCCACGAATCTCCTGATGTACGCCCGCGCCGCCGAACGCGACGGGGAACTGCTGTGA